From the genome of Pseudomonas mohnii:
TTCAAGAACCGCGATCGATGAGAGTTATTCGTAGCAAAGATTTCACCGCCACTCGCGCTTGGGAGGCTGACGACATAGCTAACATGGATGGGACCACTGTCCGCCTACACTGGACCGACCAGCCAAATAAGTGGCATGTCAACGATGGTGAGGAAGTTTTCGCAGGGGTTGGATGCGAACATGTTGCGCATCCTCGTGGAGAAGCGCGGATTCTGGTGATCGAACG
Proteins encoded in this window:
- a CDS encoding cupin — protein: MRVIRSKDFTATRAWEADDIANMDGTTVRLHWTDQPNKWHVNDGEEVFAGVGCEHVAHPRGEARILVIEREGSV